The following are encoded in a window of Gammaproteobacteria bacterium genomic DNA:
- a CDS encoding GHMP kinase, translating to MKDIGLGYLRVKEERQQNMGARGPSVSVTAPARLHMGFMDMNGELGRRFGSLGLCLSQPCTRLTIRDTSDGKSAARGPSSKRALACARTFLKSFNVGRDVQIELEEAIPEHVGLGSGTQLSLAVGVAIARLFEVNVRLLEIANRVERGTRSGLGIGAFDLGGFLVDGGRGAGTLVPPVISHIAFPEAWRVLLIFDRERRGIDGLEEHIAFEQLPKMAPSKVSHICRLVLLQVLPALVEADYCGFGYAITEIQEMIGDHFAVWQGGRFSSPLARDVIARLKAQGVLGVGQSSWGPTGFAVFDHETRAYQVLRDLRARCNPDSPLSFMVCKARNKGADIAVHGRPLSSSATST from the coding sequence GTGAAGGATATAGGCTTAGGCTATTTGCGTGTGAAAGAAGAGCGACAACAGAACATGGGGGCAAGGGGCCCGAGTGTCAGCGTTACAGCGCCGGCTCGCCTGCACATGGGGTTTATGGATATGAATGGCGAGCTGGGACGGCGTTTCGGCAGTTTAGGCTTGTGCTTATCCCAGCCCTGTACGCGGCTTACCATCAGGGACACTTCGGACGGTAAATCTGCAGCCCGCGGGCCATCCAGTAAACGCGCGCTTGCCTGTGCAAGGACCTTTCTGAAGTCCTTTAACGTGGGACGCGATGTCCAAATCGAACTTGAGGAAGCCATCCCGGAACACGTGGGGCTAGGCTCAGGGACTCAGCTGTCGCTTGCTGTGGGCGTGGCCATTGCCCGTTTATTTGAGGTTAATGTCCGCCTCTTGGAGATCGCCAACCGGGTCGAGCGAGGGACCCGTTCGGGTCTTGGCATCGGCGCATTCGATCTGGGTGGATTTCTGGTGGACGGTGGAAGAGGCGCTGGCACGCTGGTGCCGCCGGTGATCAGTCATATTGCCTTTCCGGAGGCTTGGCGCGTACTCCTTATATTTGATCGGGAACGGCGGGGCATTGATGGCTTAGAGGAGCATATCGCGTTTGAGCAATTACCCAAAATGGCGCCGAGCAAGGTGTCGCATATTTGTCGACTGGTCCTGCTACAGGTGTTGCCTGCATTGGTCGAGGCCGATTACTGCGGGTTCGGATATGCGATCACTGAGATCCAGGAGATGATCGGCGACCATTTCGCAGTGTGGCAAGGCGGGCGTTTTAGTAGTCCCTTGGCGAGGGATGTGATCGCGAGGCTAAAGGCGCAGGGAGTACTAGGGGTGGGCCAGAGTTCCTGGGGGCCAACCGGGTTCGCGGTGTTTGACCATGAAACGCGAGCCTATCAGGTATTACGCGACTTACGTGCGCGTTGCAACCCAGATAGCCCACTTTCTTTCATGGTATGCAAGGCACGCAACAAAGGCGCTGACATCGCAGTTCATGGCCGTCCGCTATCCAGTTCGGCAACGTCTACCTAA
- a CDS encoding formylmethanofuran dehydrogenase subunit B, with amino-acid sequence MSENIRTVENATCTFCGCVCDDMILTVDLDEKRITRAKNACVLGRAWFAGHKHEERPFALIDGKEATTAEGVEEAAQILAKARFPITYGLSDTTCEAQRQAVAIADLIGASIDTTTSVCHGPSGIAFEGIGESTMTLGEVKNRADLVIFWGGNPAASHPRLFTRYAVTPKGMYVPNGKKDRTVVLVDVRRTQSVPVANIFIQIKPRSDFEVLWALRALVKGRRIDPIIEERTGVSLATLEDLVDRMKNCQYGVLLFGMGLTMTRGRHFNSGALLALATDLNDYTHFVAKPVRGHGNVTGADNVLSWQTGFPFAVNFSRGYPRFNPGEFTTVDLLSRAEADAALIIAADPAANFPKAAVEHLRKIPVILLDPKPTDTSQLARVAFTTATYGINTAGTVYRMDDVPITLRPAFESPYPSDEEVLTAIKKRLHELTLARGGAYGAGATQHVAAPVSSS; translated from the coding sequence ATGAGCGAAAATATCCGTACCGTGGAAAATGCCACATGCACCTTTTGCGGCTGCGTCTGCGACGACATGATCCTGACCGTCGACCTGGACGAGAAGCGCATTACTCGGGCCAAAAACGCGTGTGTCTTGGGACGCGCCTGGTTCGCCGGGCACAAACATGAAGAACGCCCGTTCGCCCTCATCGACGGTAAAGAAGCGACGACCGCCGAAGGTGTCGAAGAGGCTGCACAGATCCTGGCCAAGGCCCGTTTTCCGATTACCTATGGACTCAGTGATACGACCTGCGAGGCGCAGCGCCAAGCGGTCGCGATCGCCGATCTGATCGGTGCCAGCATCGATACAACAACGTCCGTATGTCATGGTCCATCGGGGATTGCCTTTGAGGGCATTGGCGAAAGCACCATGACCCTCGGCGAAGTTAAGAATCGTGCTGACTTAGTTATCTTTTGGGGCGGTAATCCAGCCGCATCACATCCCCGTCTCTTTACCCGCTACGCAGTAACGCCTAAAGGAATGTATGTGCCCAATGGTAAGAAGGATCGCACGGTCGTTTTAGTTGACGTCCGCCGCACACAGAGCGTGCCAGTCGCGAACATCTTTATTCAAATTAAGCCCCGCAGCGATTTCGAAGTGCTTTGGGCACTTAGAGCCTTGGTTAAGGGCCGCCGGATCGACCCGATTATCGAGGAGAGAACCGGAGTCTCATTAGCTACTTTAGAAGACTTGGTCGACCGTATGAAGAATTGCCAGTATGGTGTCCTCCTATTCGGCATGGGATTGACCATGACCCGTGGCCGGCACTTCAACTCCGGGGCCCTGTTAGCGCTGGCAACCGATCTGAACGATTACACACATTTTGTGGCCAAACCCGTTCGTGGGCACGGCAATGTGACTGGCGCGGATAATGTCCTTTCCTGGCAAACCGGATTTCCCTTCGCCGTTAACTTTAGTCGCGGATATCCCCGCTTCAATCCGGGTGAGTTTACAACGGTCGATCTCCTATCACGCGCTGAAGCCGATGCCGCCTTAATTATCGCAGCTGATCCGGCGGCGAACTTCCCTAAAGCCGCCGTTGAACACCTTCGAAAGATCCCCGTGATCCTACTCGATCCCAAACCCACCGACACCAGCCAACTTGCCCGTGTGGCCTTTACAACAGCCACCTATGGCATCAATACAGCAGGGACCGTGTACCGTATGGACGACGTGCCCATCACGTTGCGCCCGGCGTTCGAATCACCTTATCCCAGTGATGAAGAGGTGTTGACTGCGATCAAGAAGCGTCTGCATGAGTTGACGTTGGCCAGGGGTGGCGCGTACGGGGCGGGCGCAACGCAACACGTCGCGGCGCCAGTGTCTTCCAGCTAA